The genomic segment GAGCTGGTGAATGCAGTCCGTGTCATGGTGCTGGAAATGGCTCGACTCATCTCTGAACGCATAGATGAGGTCCGGCAGGTGTATGAGTCTATGCCAGATACCTTAGCTGTGACAATCGCTGACCATGAGGTCCGAGTCTGGACGCAGGGGTCTCGTTTTTTCTGCGTGAGAATGAAGACACCGACCGCCTATGCTGCAATAGACAGTCTTGCAAGAGAGGCTCTGACAGCTGACAGTGGTGATGTCATTCCGGACAAGCGCCTCCTCACCCTTGCCTTCCAAGCCATTGGAGCTTCGCCGAAGCTGGAGCGGCAGTATATCGTGCGACTGCTACGCGACAATCTCCTGTTTGCCCACATAGACTTCCAACACCAGTCGAGAGTACCGGACATTGTGGCTAGGCTCCAGAACAAGTTCCCGAGATCGGATGGTTTTCTCACCCATCTTCTGAGAGGACACACGACGGTCATCGAGCTCTTGGAGCAGGGGTACATTGAGCAACTCGCCTTGGTAATGGACCTGCTGGACTATATTCAGAGGAGAGGTCTCTTGGAATAGGATGCGGAGAGGACATGTCATGATAGTTCGTAAGGCAAAGGCTTGGCGCGAGCTGATGAAGATTGGGCTGAACGTTGGGCGGCTCAGAAAGGAGATTGACGTATTCTATCGGGGCAACATCCTCGGTGTACTGCGGAATGAGGGATGGTTCGACTACCTTCAGAGACCTAGGACTGCTGTGGACTTGGCAGCAGCCTTCAGGTATACGGACATGGAGTTCTTGGAGTACATTCTCAATGTTCTTGTTGATGATGGAGTACTGAGTCGTAATGGTGACGAGTACGTCTTCCAAGAGGGTCAAGTGTCCTTTGAGTGGGACTTCCCAAGCTGCTTTGACATCTCCATGAGGGAGCTCTGGGTCGACCATGCCCGGGCCATACCGGACCGACTGCGAGGCAAGTTCATCTCGTTCACTGGTGGGCTGAATCTCTTCAACTGGGACGATGCCCTGTCGAATCGCCTGTACGAACAGATTAGGCGAGCGGCCTTCAGCTTTGCAGATGCCCTGGAACGACCCGTACGGTTTCTGGATGTGGGTTCGGGCAACGGACGAGGTACTGCAGCCATATGGTCCTACTACTATGGGCGAGGCTACTTCCATGATGGAACGAAGATGCATATTGTCGGAATCGATCCGAGCGAGCGACTGTTATCCATTGCAAGAGCAGAGTTCCCGAAGATGGTCAGCGAGTATAACGGGAACGACCTTCGCATCTGTGACGAGGTGAATCGCTACCCTCCTGAGTTCAAGACAGGCTACGCCGAGAACATACCCTTTGAAGACGAGAGCTTTGACATCGTCTATGCCTCCCAGATACTTCATTGGACGACACCCAAACAGGCAATACAGGAAATGTTGCGTGTTGTGAGGCCTGGCGGTTTTCTCTTTGGTACCGAGAACTTCTATCCTGATGCGAATAGGTATAGTGAGATGCACTTCAAGGTCGTCGAGGGCGCCCACGGCTTCTTCTACAAGACCGATCTAGAGCAGTGGGCTCGCGAGGCTGGCGCGAATGGTGTAGAGACTGCCACACCCATCTCAGTGTTCAAGATAACCAAAGGGATTGCCTAGTCAGACTGGGCGGCTTCTGCACTCGCTATCGCTCAACGTCAAAGATTGCGTGGACGATGGTCCATGTCAATCTAGGCAGACAGCACATCGTCTACCATGAACTTGCGGTCCCCAATCCATCCCCCTCGTGTATCGTTGTACGCGTCAGGGTATATGTAGTACAGCCGAGAATTGGCATAGTCGAGCAGACACACGCTCATGCTACCAAGCACAGAGTACAGAGTGTTCAGGAAGGGGGAGATGTGCCCTTGAGGAAGTCGAATGAACCAGAACAGGTTGGACTCAGAGACCCTCAGCGTGGACTCGAATGGCGGGGGGTTCTCCTTTGTCCGTGCCGCGAGGACAGCGAGTCCTGTTGCATCGCCCGTGCCGTAGACAAGTATGTTGCTCAGCGCTTCGAACAAGGCTGTGTCGAATGAAACTCGATATCCGTCGAAACACTCGTTGTTTATCATCTGCAGATGACGGCCAAACGTCTGAGGAGTGATCTCCACACCACGCTTCTTCAGGCTCTCTATGACTTCGGTGTTCTTTCGTCGCGCGTCCCGCATGAGTTCGGAGATGATATAAACATCCTCACGGGTGAGCCACTTGAGAACGGTCCCATCAGTGGTGGCAGATTCTGTCTGTCTCTTCTTGGTTGATGATCTGAACCATGACTCCCAGTCGAAGGTCCAAGACCTTGACGAGGCGTTCCATCCCGTAATCCTCATGGATGTATAGAGTGGTCTGGTCTGTGACGTCGGAAGGGCCTTGAAACTCCTGATATGGCCCCCGTCGGTCAGTCTCTCGAATAACGCTTGAATGTGGTCCGATGTACCCAACGGTACTCTGAACTGCATGAAGAGACCGGTGGTCGAACCAAAGCATCGGGACCGATATGCAGTATACGGGTGTCGTTCGGCGACTCTCTCGAGATAGAGCATCGCCTGCGCGCTGGTTGCTTCAATCAGCATGTCGACCTCTTCTAGTCCCATCCTGTGGTACTTGAGGATGGGTTTGACTTGAAAGTACTGCTTCCCTGGAGGCAGATACCGCCTCTCGAATTCATCACCAGCTCCCATAAGTGCCCTGAGCCGCCTCAGGGCGGTGGGTTTGGATATGCCCGCCTTCTCTGCCAGCTCTTCAGCCGTGTCAAACGGGTTCCTCTGAAGGGCGGCGAGAAGGGGTATGTATCTCTCAGTCACGGGGTCTACCATCTATGCATCCCTCCTCTCTTGGGTGCTCGGATATGGTCACACAGAGATGAATGTGGCTGATGCAAGCCTGTTCCTATGGCGTGATCGTCGTGTTCGATTCAACGAGTACGTCTGTAATCAGCGGAGGACCGGGGTCACCCCCTCCGGGCGGGTCAAAGAGCATCTCAGCCTGGAGTACTATCGGGCCGCTAAGGGTGATCACAACAGCAAACGCACTGACCTTATACCAACCGGGTTCCTTGGCCGCATTATACCATCCGATTGTAACAGTCAGCCCGGTGTAGTCTTGGTCTAGAGTAATCACGTTGCCGAGTAATATGCCCGATGGCAGTGTCAGGACTGTTGCTTGTAGCGTGAACCAGACGTCGAGTTGTCGTGGTACCAGCAGTAGACTCTCAGTGAGTATATCATCAGAGAGTCCGTCGTTGTCTAGGTCAAGGTAGTTAGCATAGGTAATGGACAGACTCGCATTGCTGTCAATGGGTTCTTCGTCGGTTGCAGCTGATGTCCCGCACGGTAGAGCGAAGAACAATATCACAACGAAAAACCCGATAATGAGGTTCCTTCTGTGAGTCGCCATGTCAGTTCTGTGTGATAGTGTGGTAAAACACAAATAAGAACCTTTCTCCATCCTACTATCATCTCGCTATCGGCGTGGCTGAATCGATTGCACATGTTGTGGATATGCGTACTGAGTTGCGTTCACCACTGCGGGCGCTTGACACCTGCTTTGCCCACTGCACGATACTCGAAGCCTTTCGACTCCACAACGGTCTTGTCAAACACGTTTCTGCCATCGACAAGTGTTGCTGTCCTCATGACCTTCCTTATCTTGTCAAGGTCAAGAGAGTAGTACATCTTGTGCTTCGTCACGAGCACGAGGCAATCCGAACCTTTCGCCGCCTCCATGATGTCCCTCATGATGGGCTGTGACCCGAACTCCCACTCTCTGACGTAAGGGTCGTGAAGTCTTACGATTGCGCCCTTGGCCTGCAGTGATGCGACAAGTGCCGCCGCAGGTGTGTTTCGTGTGTCGTCGGAGTCCTCCAGATATGCCAGACCCAGCACAGTGACTATAGCATCTTGGATTGACAGGCCCTTGTGTGCAAGGGCGTTCTCCACCAGCTCGGACATATGGATTGGCATGTGGTCGTTGATTCGCCGGGCGAGAGAGATGAACTCGGGCTCAATCTTCCATGTGCCGTACTCGTAGAGGCCGTAGCGCAAGAGCCACGGATCCTTAGGCAGGCAGTGCCCTCCAACTCCAGCGCCGGGGATGTGCATATGTCTGTCATGACGCGCATTGATTATTCGGATAATCTCATAGATGTCAACTCCGAGGCTCTCGCAGACTAGAGCCATCTCGTTGGCGAAGGCGATGTTAACGTCCCGGTACGCGTTCTCAATCGTCTTAGCCAGCTCGGCACTCAGGGTATCAGTGACGTATATCTCCTTCTTCACTATCTTTCTGTATAGCTCTACTGCTCTGTCGGTCGACCTAGGAGTAATCCCTCCAACGACCCGAGGCATGTCTGTTATGTACTCGAGCAGTTTCCCGGGCATGACACGTTCATAAGAGAATGCGAGGTCGAAGTCCTTTCCCCCCCTCATGTTTGACTCCTTCTCCACAATTCTTTGAACTAGGTTCTGTGTTGTCCCAGGTGCGACTGTCGACTCCACCACTATGAGCACACCCTTCTTCATTCTCTGCCCAATCTGAGTGCTCACCTCACGCAGAGAGGTGTACTGAGGCATGTTCTGTGTGTCCGTGGGAGTCTGAACATCGATGAGAACAATGTCTGCTACTCGAAGGCACTCTGGGTCGTCCGTAACCCTGAAGGTTCCCTTCTTGACGACCTTCGATATGAGCTCGTCGAGTTCTGGCTCCTCACCCTCAAATGGTGACCTTCCGCTGTTCAGGGCATCTATCTTCCACCCAGAACGCTTTGACCTCCTCTGGAGTCCGGTCACATGGTGCCCTTCAACATCTGCAAGCAGGGCCGCGGCAGGAATACCCACATAGCCCATTCCGACGACAACAATCTCTGTCACCACTAGAAGTCACAACCTAGGTCAAGTGTTTCACTGCTAGCCGGGTGGTCCTCGCTTCAACACAAAAAGGTTGTCACTGTGCGCTGCTCAATCATGCTGGCGAGATGGTCAGAGTGTGGAATTGTCTGCCTCTTACGCGGCGTCCGGCCTACTCCACGTCGACTACAGCCGACACTCGTCCGACGGCTCGCTCTATTGCATCAGGGTCAGCTATTGTGAGGGTGATGGCACCCTCGGGACAGACATCCACACAACGACCACAGCCCCTGCATGCATTGCTTATGACCGCTCTGCCATCTACCAGTCGGATGGCGTCCACAAAACAGACCCCTGCAGTACAGGTCCCACAACCCACACAGTTGTCATTTACTTCGATGCTTATGCCGGGCATTCGGGTTATCTTGTCTCCAATCTCCGGGGATATCACAGGTAGGACTCGCCAGAGGCAGCAGCAGGGACAGCAGTTGCATATGGTCAGCAGCTTGTGACCGGGACCTACGTTCAGCCAGACCGAGTCGAGCTTGTTCCGCCCAATCAGGTGGACAAGTCCTGCCTCGTCACACTTTCTGATGTACTCATGCGCCTCCTCCTTAGTCACTCTCCTTCCCAGATTCGGATTGATTCCCATTGCAGCCTCCCCAAGAAACAGACAGCCGTAGTCTATGGGATAGTCCTTGCACTTGGAGGACTCTCGACAGATGCAGAAGTTCATGATCCAGTGGTAGTTTGCCTTGTCGATGAACCTGTGCACAATCTCCGAGGGCAGCACCGCCTCCTCCGGTCGTTCAAGGGTCTTTCCCACCGATACAGTTCTAGTGACGGCACTGTCCTTGGGAAGATAGATGATGTCATCGCCATCGAACAGCATCTTGTCAATCGCTCTGCCCAGTAGGGGAATGCGCGTCATCCTTGCGATTATGTGCGTGTTTGGGAATGTCTTCTTCAGGAGCGCGACGAACCAGAGGGGTCGAGCCATAGCATTTCATGCTAGAAACGTGACTCATAACACTATCGCGACTCAATAGGCTGGCCCAGTCACGATGTGGTGGTCGAATCGCTCTCAGAGTCTACTGCGACCTGTGTGTTTCATACCATTCCACTGTTCTTCGCAGTCCTTCCTTCAGCGACACAACGGGTCTGACGCCGAGTATCCGTTCAAGTCTGGTGATGTCGCCCCGGCTCTCCTCTACGTCGCCCAGTCTCGGTGGGCCGTGAATGACTTGAGAGGTACACCCGTGCACGGCTGCCCTGATCATCATTGCGAGTTCTAGAACCGTAACTGAGCTGTCTCCTGCAACGTTGAGGGTCGTTCCGGCCGCCTGGCTCTTCTCTCCCGCTGCGACAGTCGAACTGACGACATCCTCGACATAGACAAGACTACGTGTCTGATGCCCATCACCATCAATCACTATCGGTTCGTTTCTAAGCGCCCGATTGATGAATATGGACACAACACCAGAGTACTCAGAGTAGGCCTGTCTGGGCCCGTACACGTTGAAGTATCTCAGCACGACTGTCTCGACACCGTACGTGTTCCCAAAGGCTTGAACGTACTTTTCTCCTGCCGCCTTGGAAGCTGCGTAGGGACTCAAGACGATCAGTTCAGACTCCTCAGTCACAGGCAGTCTTTTGGGTCTCCCATACACCGCCGCGCTCGATATGAAGACAAACCTTGAGGCATCAAGTCTTCTGGCCGCGTCCAGCATGTTGACAGTTCCTGTCACATTCACATCGTTGACATAGATTGGGTCTTCAACGCTCTGCTTCACTGACGAGATGGCCGCAAGGTGGTATACTGTGTCTGCCGTTCCATCCAGCCTCTCTACGAGACTCCGGTCCCTGATATACGCCTCAATGAAGGTGAACTTGGGACTCCTGAGTGCATCCACGATGTTGTCGCTTCTTCCTGTGGTCAGATTGTCCACACCTGTGACAGTGAGTCCTCCTCCGAGCAGTCTGTCAACAAGGTGGCTGCCGATGAACCCTGCACATCCTGTGACAATGACCGAGCTGCCCAATTCCGCCGACCTCGGGGAGGGCCCTTCCAGTCTGTCTGGGTTTATAGTCCTTCTTGTCTCATACTCCTGAAGCGTTTCAACAGCAGTCGAGGTCGGACGGACTTGACCACGCTGTGTGTGGGGATTCATCCATTGGTCAACGACTCTCCCTTCTCAGTGTGCGGACTTGCCAGTGACGGTGGCAATCCTTTTCTGTCTAGGCATAGCTGTACCCGGGAGCCGTATTGAAGACACATAGCCGTCGTGTTCAACCGTATCATGCAGCCGACCGCGAGTATCTCCCTCTCGCCTGTTTCACTCTCCAGTCCGCTCCGCTACTATGGCCGCAGTTTCGACCTCTCCCACAGTGGTCCGAAACTGTTGAGGAACCGGACGGCCGCAGCAGTCTGGTATATGGCAACGAGCAATTGGGGCTGTTGATCAGGCTCAGCCCATATCGTGGGTCTGGACGAGTGAGCGACACCGATGAAGTCATAGTGGGATGTCAGGGGCTTCCTGATGGTCTATCTCTAGAGCTTCGGGCCTTCCGAAATGGGCAAGAGCCAAGATCCATAGTTGCATCAGTCACTGGTCCGGAGGACCATGCTCTGACCATACTGGCGGGTTTCGAGGAATGCTTCAATGTGGACGGTTCTGACCCCGGCTGGCAACGGAGCCACCTGAGACGGTTGACTCGAAGTGCGATTGGGCTCAGTGCATGGCACTTGGCTGAGCTAAATGCATCGGAGATGCTGATGAATGACCCGCACGACCCGGAGGCACTCATGTACTTGGGCATAGCGAAGGCTGCTCAGGGATACGCTCCCGAAGGAGAGGGCCTTCTCCTCGCATCGCTGACAATGGACCCAATGAATGCAGATGCATACTACCACCTCGGGGTCATACTACTGAATCAAGGTAGATGTATGACCGCGGTCGACTCGCTACGACAGGTCCTGCAGCTTGTACCGGGGGAGCGTATGGCACTCTACCATCTGGGACGAGCATTGGAACGACTTGGGCGTCTTCCGGAGGCGCTGAAGTCATATCGTGAGAGCCTGAAGCAAGCTTCCACCACAACCACACTTCTCACCTGTCTTGCTTCTGACATCACGAAGGAGCTTGAGGACTCTGTAGTGCGTGTTGAGAGGGCAATCGCGGGCGGTGGTGAGTTGCCGCGTGAAGGCGTGTTCTTGAGAGAGTGACATTGACTCATTCACAATCTCCTCCCGAGTCGATGAATCCGTCTATGCTTGCCATTGTACTGAGGCGGCCTGAATCTCTATGTGCTCTTGGACCACACTGCATGATGGGATTGCTGCCATCCCTGTGATGAGATACGCTTAAGATGCACCCTGTGAGCTGTACAACATGTGAACCGCATTCAGGTCACAGTGCCCTTCGATAGGACCCATGCTGTTTTCGACATCCTGTCCGCCACGCCCGGCATACAGGAGAACAGACTGCTGAGATTGAGCGCAGACAACGCACTCATGATACAGGCTCACATTTCTAACGAACACTTGCACGATGCCATAGACCGTCTGAAGGCAATCGGGGTGGGGGTTGACTTCGGGTATATCGATGTGACTGAGATTCACATGTCACTTCCTCACGAGAGTGAAGTGGGTGAGTCTGCGCACATTCATCGTGAGCCCGAGTTGATAGTCGAGGAGATATACGAGACGGTACATCGGGGCGTGGTATTGAGCTTCGATACAATCACGTTTGGTGTACTGGCCGCCCTGCTCACCGGGCTTGGTTTCCTGATGAACAATGGCACAGTGGTCTTGGCTGCGACACTCCTCTGCCCGCTTATGGGTCCCATGCTTGGGATTGCCTTGGGCTATGTGATTCACGACCGGTCTCTTCTTATCCATGGAACCAAGAACGAGTTGACTTTACTTGCGCTCCCACTGTGTAGTGGTCTCTTCTTGGGGCTGGTCGTCTGTATCTTCTGGCCGGCATTCCCACTAACACTGCTTGGGCATATCGAGCATGGAGAGTTGACCGAGATGAGTCGTTATGCCTACTTCAGCTGGCTTGACGTGTTTGTGGCTCTCTTTTCCGGCGCCGCGGTCGCGGTGTCCATAACTCACGGGGACATGGCCTCATTGGTAGGTGTAGCCATAGCGGCCACGTTGATGCCTCCCGCTGTGAACTCAAGTGTCGTCATCGTGATGGCGCTCTGGATTGGCTCGGGGACCTTGGTTTCTGTGGCAGCTGGCGCGTTCTATCTATTGCTGATGAATATTGCCGCAATCGTCTTTGCTGCAGCTCTCATGCTCAAGGTCAAGCGACTGGGTCCACTCAGGTACAGATCTAGTACTTGGGTGGCCGTGACGAACTACAGACGGCAAAAGTCTGAACAGCTCTACCATAGAGCCGTTCCACGCCGAGAAGACGAAGGCTCCGTTGAAAGCACGTCGTGAGTCGCGGTTGAGACATCAGTTCTCAATTCACTCAATGAACTACGATGCGTCCTCAGTGGCGGGTGAAGGTGCGGTCAGACCAGCCTCTCTCTGTTCGGCCACCTTCATTAGTCTTGTCACTAGCGGTCTTGATACCCACCACGCAGGAGGAATCACCTTGAGCACCTTGCTGATGTTCTCTAGGTCTCTCCTGTTGACCACTTTGGTGGCAGTCCCGACTGCGATGAAGAGATACCAGAATGGAATCGCCATTAGCCCGACCAGCATGGCCTCAACGATGTTCGGTATCGAAGCCACTGCTACTATTGGTTCCAGTGCCGTGACCACAGCGTACATCACTACTAGGAAGAACAAGCCCATGCCGATTCCACCTGCGACCGTTTGCAGGTCCATTGTCACGGAATGGTATTTCTTGGTGTACCAGTGCTGCAGGAAGAAGAAGGGCACATAGGGAATCCAAATCAGAGCCACTGCGATCACCCCAATCAGAGGTGCCATTAGCATAACCCAACCTACTTGGATGGCCCCTTGTAAGATGCTGGACAGGAGTAGTCCGCGTCTGTCGTCTGCTGCTAGCAGGATGTATAGGTAGATTGCGGGCACAACCATGAATATCGGGTTCATGGAGAGAAGGCGCAGAAATGGAACCGCACTGACTCCAGCAGCTCCGTAAACGACTCGCAGGATTGGCTGGGAAAACGCAAACAGTGCCGCAGCTGTGAATGACAGAGTTGGGACCATCATTCTGTAGGCCTCTTTGAACTTCCGTTCCAGATTCCCTCTCGACCCGGCTGCGTACTCGAGTGCGAGGTTTGGTGCCAACACGCCCAGCGGCGATGTCACAATCTGCATCACCGTTAATGAGGTTGCTCGTGCAATGGAGAAGTTGGCAACATCCTCATCGGCTCCGAACATGCCCACCAGAATCACCATTCCGTAATCGAATATCGCCTGTACCACCGTGCTTACTAGGAAGACTCCTGCAAGACCTGCAAGGCTGCCAATCACTGCACTGCTTGGTCTGAAGCACCATGGGACCGAGTTACGTTTCATTTCCGTTGCAAGGATCCTGAGGGCAAGAACGCATGCTATCACTGTGAGGAGCAGGTTGAGCCAGAGGATGGTCAGAACCATCACAAGCTGGTATGCATACAGTATGACCAGGCTTGCGATTCTGATGGAGTTGTATACAATCTCTGTGGTCAACCCCCTCTTCATCTTCTGCACGCCTGCGAATGCAGCCCGTGCTATGGAGAGATAGCCTGACGGCAACAGGGAGAGCATGACAAAGAACCATAGGAGCCTTGTTTCGTCCGCGGGTAGTTGGACATCAAGCCCTGAGGCTATGAGCGCTCGGTCAAGACCAAAGAGTGAGCTCAGGGTCGCTGTTGCTATATAGGCAAATGTGACGATGACAAGTGAGTTGCCCAGTCCTTGACCGACCTTCCTGCGGTCGTTGGAGGACGCAGCGACATATCGCGTCAGTGCTCCGCTGAAGCCAAGCAGAACAAGAGGAAGAAGCATCTGACTGGCGCTGGACACCATCTTGACCGCTGTGTAGTCCGCCGTACTCCACGACCAGCCTATCGACCTATAGAGCACTGCGCTGGAAAGAAGTCCTCCGGCAAACGATAGGATGCGGGATGCTGACTCGGCTACAACATTGAAGCTGAACTTATCCCTTGAGATATACTCCTCCACACCCAGTGTTTCTCCTTTGACTCTCGTTTCGCGAAACTTGCATTCCTGTCAATATGAACATTCTCTTGGTCAAGCCAGTCCGTCAAATAGCAAGGGGTGAGCTCGTCGTGTTGAGTCGATGACCTCACTTCCTCACTACACTTGTCACCAGAATGCGGATGAGATACCATCCCTTTCGCGTAAACAGCAAGCTCCGTGCAAGAACAAGTGCCCGTCTGAGCATACTCCTGTACTTCAATCGCACTCGGGTGTAGAGCATAGCGTAGTCTACTGGGCGATTATTGCGGACGAACTCCCTAGCATCAGTTATCACTCTGTCTGGCTCTGCGTCTTGAATCACCTTGCACCCGCATGCGAGCGCCTCCAGTGCAGTCTTGGATAGAACTATCTTCTCGATGTGACCCTTGAAGTCAAGATAGTACTCGAACTTGGATAGAAACTCAGGCATCTTCTCATAGGGCACTCCTTCCCCCTTACTCCTGTCGATTATTGTCAGGTCGAGTCCGCGTTTCCTACACAGATCCTTCGCAAACTGCCTCTGGTCGATTATCACGTACTGGACATAGATCATCAGTGCAGTGTTCGGGACTCGTCCTCCGCGATAGTAGAATGCGTCACTGATTGGCCTGTCATACCACTCACCGTAGGCCGACAAGTCGTGGGTTGAGACTATGACCTTGTCTGCAAGCTGTGTCTGATAGTGGGGTCCGAACCCTGCGGCTATTCTCTCTCTGACATCACCGCCGTGGTATTGGTACACGATTGGGGTAAGGGGTGCGGCGGCTCTAATCAACGGCAGGTACTCGTATATGGAGTTGACATGGATTATGGTTGGTTTGGAGCGCAGTATCTCCTGTACAACCGCAGTAAGAAAGTCCTCGACGGAGTCGAGAATCCTCGCATGGGGGGACATTGCTGTCTGTCCGTATGGGTCCCATGCTCGCCTCATCAGAATCCGCGTGAAGACACCTCGCTTGTGCAGCCACTCTGCAATAGGTACGTACACCCCCGCAGTGTCCCAGACGCAGAGTACTCTCATCGCTTCATCATCGTCCGTTGCAAGACAGAAGGCTTGGTGCTCTTGGCCTTACCTCCCGCGAACGGACCAACCACAAAGGACCCCTAAAGAACCTTTCTCAACTTTGACACAGGACTCCCATTGTCCCATCATCAGTCATGGCGCTGACAGGGGCTCCGTTGAATGAGTCGCCCAGACCTCTCAACGCAGGAGCAAATCTGATACACGAATCGTCTTTCGATGTCCGTGTTCGAACAGGTCAAGCTACGCGATGACCACTCTGCGGACTCCCGACCTGACCTCTTACACAGGGCCGCTGAGACGGAAAGCGAGATAAGTTTCAGTGATCCACTCCGCAAGGCGGAGACTCCTGTGATGCGGGTCGACAGGAACGCACTTGAGCTTCAGTTTCAGATAGAAGGAGAGCTCTTCGGCAACAGCGTGTTCAAGGATGCTCTCAACATACCTACCCGTCCCTTCTCGGAGGATCTGTTCACAAACCATCATCACATTGCACTTCATACACAGGAACTGGGACAGCTTTCCAATGAACTGACGTCTGCTATCCAGCGATGCTTGGAGCCGCATGCGAACAGACGAGTGGGCCTGCTTCTCTCGGGCGGCATCGACTCTAGCTTGGCCGCATATCATACCAAGAAGGTGTTTCCCAGGACTGATCTGGTAGCCTATCACACAGACTGGGGTATTCC from the Candidatus Thorarchaeota archaeon genome contains:
- a CDS encoding oligosaccharide flippase family protein; this encodes MEEYISRDKFSFNVVAESASRILSFAGGLLSSAVLYRSIGWSWSTADYTAVKMVSSASQMLLPLVLLGFSGALTRYVAASSNDRRKVGQGLGNSLVIVTFAYIATATLSSLFGLDRALIASGLDVQLPADETRLLWFFVMLSLLPSGYLSIARAAFAGVQKMKRGLTTEIVYNSIRIASLVILYAYQLVMVLTILWLNLLLTVIACVLALRILATEMKRNSVPWCFRPSSAVIGSLAGLAGVFLVSTVVQAIFDYGMVILVGMFGADEDVANFSIARATSLTVMQIVTSPLGVLAPNLALEYAAGSRGNLERKFKEAYRMMVPTLSFTAAALFAFSQPILRVVYGAAGVSAVPFLRLLSMNPIFMVVPAIYLYILLAADDRRGLLLSSILQGAIQVGWVMLMAPLIGVIAVALIWIPYVPFFFLQHWYTKKYHSVTMDLQTVAGGIGMGLFFLVVMYAVVTALEPIVAVASIPNIVEAMLVGLMAIPFWYLFIAVGTATKVVNRRDLENISKVLKVIPPAWWVSRPLVTRLMKVAEQREAGLTAPSPATEDAS